The sequence TTACGAAACCTGGGCGGCATCGCGGCGCTGTTGCGATATCGGTTGAACTGAGCGACTAGACGGAGACCGTGAGTCCGTCCCGGGCGAACGAGACGTCGCCGTCGAAGTGTTCGGCGATGGACGCGAGCATCTCGTCGTGTTTGCCGTTCGTGTGCGGGTAGAGGTGGGTCAGATAGACCGCGTCGATTGCCCGACCCGCGAGCGATTCGCCCAGCGACCGGGGCGTCGGATGGTTCGAGACGTCCACCTCGTCGGGGAACGAGCAGTCGTGGACGAGGACGTCGCCGACCGCGCCGAAGGCCGCGAGGTCGTCGAAGGCCTCCGAATCTCCGCTGATCGTCACCCGGTCGTCGAAGCGATACGCGAGGCCCGGGAGCGAGTGTCGCGTCTCCATCGCGTCGACGGCGAACCCGGCCAGCTCGAACGACCCGACGTCGACCTCGCGGACCTCCAGGTCGATCCGCTCTTGCATGTACTCGTGGACGCCGAGGAGGCCGTCGACCAGGTCGCGGGTTCCCGCCGGCCCGGCGACGGTCAGCGATTCCTCACCGACGAGCCACCGGGCCTTGATCAGCGCCATGATATCCGATACGTGGTCGAGATGGTGATGGGTGAGCAGGACAGTATCGACCCCCTCGTAGCCCGT is a genomic window of Halanaeroarchaeum sp. HSR-CO containing:
- a CDS encoding MBL fold metallo-hydrolase; the encoded protein is MQLTFLGTGSAMPDGNRVQTGLLLEDDERTLLVDAGSGVLHRLAGTETGYEGVDTVLLTHHHLDHVSDIMALIKARWLVGEESLTVAGPAGTRDLVDGLLGVHEYMQERIDLEVREVDVGSFELAGFAVDAMETRHSLPGLAYRFDDRVTISGDSEAFDDLAAFGAVGDVLVHDCSFPDEVDVSNHPTPRSLGESLAGRAIDAVYLTHLYPHTNGKHDEMLASIAEHFDGDVSFARDGLTVSV